Proteins from one Thermococcus sp. M36 genomic window:
- a CDS encoding BlaI/MecI/CopY family transcriptional regulator, producing the protein MQPHEFKLTEEGIKAVLPPLEAEIMEHMWRVKVATAGQVYEYMKEKHPDIRRSTISILMNRLCERGLLTRKVEKGRGGMRYVYSITTTREEFEERVVQSILEALMTNFKEATYAYLSRIRK; encoded by the coding sequence ATGCAACCCCACGAGTTCAAGCTTACGGAGGAAGGCATAAAAGCGGTTCTTCCCCCCCTCGAAGCGGAGATAATGGAGCACATGTGGAGGGTGAAGGTCGCCACCGCTGGCCAGGTCTACGAGTACATGAAGGAGAAGCACCCCGACATAAGGCGATCCACCATAAGCATACTCATGAACAGGCTCTGCGAAAGGGGCCTCCTCACGAGGAAGGTCGAAAAAGGCAGGGGAGGCATGAGGTACGTCTACTCAATCACCACTACCAGGGAGGAGTTCGAGGAGCGGGTAGTGCAGAGCATACTTGAGGCGCTCATGACCAACTTCAAGGAGGCGACGTACGCTTACCTGTCCAGAATAAGGAAGTAG
- a CDS encoding M48 family metallopeptidase: MLLAVIVLEGLLAVIALEQLGLEISLAAFALILTLYFWVSKKDIKGDYVLLQQEEMPWLYEGIAEMARKAGISMPTVYILDDYIPLAYSFKDTIVLSLGLFEVLDEDEILAVAAHEIGHIKNGDTRLFPVLAYSRYLMITFTVVLVILTTSLWTAVAAVILYGMYELSRANFLKDREFLADETALKLLDVPMSLMKALEELKYYEDLRSGAGVRVSAVPSIEPAIERRQKVPRIETHPSYDERIFRILVEINGSNMFNRRMQ, translated from the coding sequence ATGCTCCTAGCAGTCATCGTCCTGGAGGGCCTGCTGGCGGTTATTGCACTGGAGCAGCTCGGCCTAGAGATATCACTGGCCGCGTTTGCACTGATACTGACCCTCTACTTCTGGGTCTCAAAAAAGGACATCAAGGGCGACTACGTTCTCCTACAGCAGGAGGAGATGCCCTGGCTCTACGAAGGAATAGCAGAGATGGCGCGGAAAGCCGGCATCTCAATGCCAACGGTCTACATACTGGACGACTACATCCCCCTGGCCTACTCCTTCAAGGACACCATAGTGCTGTCTCTGGGCCTCTTCGAAGTCCTTGACGAGGATGAGATACTGGCTGTGGCCGCCCACGAGATTGGACACATAAAGAACGGGGACACCAGGCTCTTCCCGGTGCTGGCCTACTCCCGGTACCTCATGATAACCTTCACAGTGGTCCTGGTGATACTGACCACGAGCCTGTGGACGGCGGTCGCTGCAGTTATACTCTACGGCATGTACGAGCTTTCCCGCGCGAACTTCCTGAAGGACAGGGAGTTCCTTGCCGACGAGACAGCGCTGAAGCTCCTTGACGTCCCGATGAGTCTCATGAAGGCCCTTGAAGAGCTCAAATACTACGAGGATCTGAGGAGCGGCGCCGGGGTCAGGGTGAGTGCAGTTCCGAGCATTGAACCGGCCATAGAGAGGCGCCAGAAGGTGCCCAGGATAGAAACCCACCCGAGCTACGACGAGAGGATATTCCGCATACTGGTCGAGATAAACGGCAGCAACATGTTCAACAGGCGCATGCAGTGA
- a CDS encoding cytidine/deoxycytidylate deaminase family protein has protein sequence MEVEIFLDREKAEKIKRIRPTKDEYFMLIAKLVSLRATCPRLRVGAVAVKDGYILATGYNGAPRGMDHCIDVGCLMVDGHCHRAVHAEQNVIAMAARKGISLEGATLYVTHFPCDICFKLVTNAGIKEIVYEEMYPNRATEVLLREAQEKGIVKIRQFRLSKERVRLFLEELFGEFSD, from the coding sequence ATGGAAGTCGAGATATTCCTCGACAGGGAAAAGGCGGAGAAGATAAAGCGCATCCGGCCCACAAAGGACGAGTACTTCATGCTGATAGCAAAGCTAGTCTCGCTGAGGGCGACCTGCCCGAGGCTCCGCGTCGGGGCCGTTGCCGTAAAGGATGGGTACATACTCGCCACGGGATACAACGGCGCACCGAGGGGGATGGATCACTGCATCGACGTTGGGTGCCTGATGGTCGACGGACACTGCCACAGGGCTGTCCACGCGGAGCAGAACGTCATAGCGATGGCTGCAAGGAAGGGCATAAGCCTTGAGGGGGCAACGCTCTACGTCACTCACTTTCCCTGCGACATATGCTTCAAACTCGTCACGAACGCAGGGATAAAGGAGATAGTCTATGAGGAGATGTACCCGAACAGGGCCACTGAGGTACTTCTCAGGGAAGCTCAGGAGAAAGGGATAGTAAAGATACGGCAGTTCAGGCTCTCAAAGGAGAGGGTAAGGCTCTTCCTTGAGGAGCTCTTCGGGGAGTTCTCCGACTAA
- a CDS encoding DUF2304 domain-containing protein, with protein MGMYTVQYLAIVVVVALMVYVLGKYGKREVEWGDFLFWEAVLLALLVVSVFPLSISQAVRRILGLGRGLDALFVAAIGIAYIMMFRLYMAVDRAEREITELTRKIAIELEEINEKLEKIREET; from the coding sequence ATGGGTATGTACACCGTTCAGTACCTCGCCATTGTCGTTGTGGTTGCCCTGATGGTCTACGTGCTGGGCAAGTACGGAAAAAGGGAAGTTGAGTGGGGGGACTTCCTGTTCTGGGAGGCCGTCCTTCTGGCGCTTCTGGTGGTGTCGGTATTCCCTCTGAGCATCTCCCAGGCAGTAAGGAGGATTCTTGGGCTCGGCAGGGGCCTAGATGCGCTCTTCGTCGCCGCCATAGGTATTGCGTACATAATGATGTTCAGGCTCTACATGGCGGTTGACAGAGCTGAGAGGGAGATAACCGAGCTCACGCGGAAGATAGCCATAGAACTGGAGGAGATAAACGAGAAGCTGGAAAAGATCAGGGAGGAGACTTAG
- a CDS encoding glycosyltransferase, whose translation MDIRLVVFDLDGTLVGAPKPFARIKEDLRSGLIGIGIPEDLMGDLTPMYESLLRISAESGRDFDELYSILVGLESERIEESFLFDGVLDVLEFLRGMGIPMAIMTRSSRRAAVKALKMHGIDGYFSVVSTRDDVPPEELKPRPGQLERIIREVGVEPTKVLVVGDHGYDVLPAKSLGSLSVMVTGHDAGRMSFSVDALPDFEVRDMAELRRLIENLLSTYVVVPAYNEEKTIGRVLDDLLRYFRRDEVVVVNDGSMDGTEEIARSKGVRVLTHLVNRGLGGALGTGIRYAVTKGARLVLTFDADGQHLVEDALRVMKPVAEGRTDFVVGSRLRGDVSQMPLVKRFGNFVLDAITAVFAGRYISDSQSGLRCLSRECASRIRITCDRYAVSSEIIIEASKNGCRIVEVPIRAVYTEYSIKKGTNVLEGVKIALNLLFDKLR comes from the coding sequence ATGGACATCAGACTGGTGGTCTTTGACCTCGACGGAACCCTGGTGGGGGCCCCGAAGCCCTTTGCTCGGATAAAGGAGGATCTTAGATCCGGGCTCATTGGGATAGGAATCCCTGAGGATCTCATGGGGGACCTTACTCCAATGTACGAGAGCCTTCTGAGGATCTCTGCGGAGAGCGGTAGGGACTTCGACGAGCTTTATTCCATTCTGGTTGGGCTTGAGAGCGAGCGGATAGAGGAGAGCTTCCTTTTTGATGGTGTTCTGGACGTCCTTGAGTTCCTCAGGGGCATGGGCATACCGATGGCAATCATGACAAGGAGCTCCCGCAGAGCGGCCGTGAAGGCCCTGAAAATGCACGGGATAGACGGGTACTTTTCCGTGGTCTCAACCAGAGACGATGTTCCGCCGGAGGAACTGAAACCCCGCCCGGGCCAGCTTGAAAGGATAATCAGGGAAGTCGGGGTTGAACCAACTAAGGTTCTGGTGGTGGGCGATCATGGCTACGATGTGCTTCCAGCAAAAAGCCTTGGCAGTCTGAGTGTCATGGTGACGGGCCATGACGCAGGCAGAATGAGCTTTTCTGTGGACGCCCTTCCGGATTTTGAGGTTCGGGACATGGCCGAACTGCGGCGCCTCATTGAGAACCTTCTGAGCACGTATGTAGTTGTCCCCGCATACAACGAAGAAAAGACCATCGGCAGGGTTCTTGATGACCTGCTCCGCTACTTCAGGAGGGACGAGGTAGTAGTGGTCAACGACGGCTCCATGGACGGGACTGAGGAAATCGCACGTTCAAAGGGGGTGCGCGTCCTCACCCATCTGGTCAACCGTGGCCTCGGCGGTGCCCTCGGTACAGGCATCAGGTATGCGGTAACGAAAGGGGCCCGGCTGGTACTCACGTTCGATGCCGACGGACAGCACCTTGTGGAGGACGCCCTGCGCGTCATGAAGCCCGTGGCTGAGGGAAGGACCGACTTCGTGGTGGGTTCGAGGCTCAGGGGTGACGTGAGCCAGATGCCCCTCGTCAAGCGCTTTGGGAACTTTGTCCTCGATGCCATAACAGCGGTCTTTGCAGGCAGGTACATAAGCGACAGTCAGAGCGGACTGAGGTGTCTGAGCCGGGAGTGCGCTTCCAGAATCCGGATAACTTGTGACCGCTACGCCGTCTCCAGTGAGATAATAATTGAGGCCTCAAAAAACGGCTGCCGCATCGTGGAGGTCCCCATCCGGGCCGTTTACACCGAGTATTCAATCAAGAAGGGGACAAACGTCCTGGAGGGCGTTAAGATAGCCCTCAACCTGCTGTTCGATAAGCTGAGGTGA
- a CDS encoding glycosyltransferase 4 family protein, which translates to MIAAALLIGLTLSLVLTWYISGRMREAGVTGRDIHKPDQPEVPEMGGLALLIALPIALSQFMDTTMAKAVAIFLLFGLVGIVDDLTRLRQLHKVVLSLLVSVPAAFIGVPQSVYVLGHSVNLGALYPLLVVLFVTGSANLVNMLAGFNGLEVGTSAIALAVLAAITEGDARLLALAGLGVSLGFLWWNRYPARVFPGDTGTLSLGALIGVVGVVGKVEVYTAVLLLPHFLDFAIKATGVRFGVRKHGRTTVLPDGTLRAPPYPSFLGIIMRRVRTTEPKLVAIVWLIEATLGLLVLALHLLL; encoded by the coding sequence ATGATAGCGGCCGCTCTGCTTATAGGCTTAACCCTCTCACTCGTGCTCACATGGTATATATCCGGGAGGATGAGAGAAGCCGGGGTAACCGGACGGGACATACACAAGCCCGACCAGCCAGAAGTTCCGGAAATGGGGGGTCTCGCGCTTCTAATTGCACTCCCCATTGCGCTCTCACAGTTCATGGACACAACCATGGCCAAGGCGGTGGCCATATTCCTCCTGTTCGGCCTAGTTGGAATAGTGGATGACCTGACCCGCCTGAGGCAGCTCCACAAAGTGGTGCTCTCCCTCCTGGTTTCCGTCCCGGCCGCGTTCATTGGAGTCCCCCAGAGTGTTTACGTCCTGGGACACTCCGTGAACCTGGGGGCCCTTTACCCCCTCCTGGTGGTGCTCTTCGTCACGGGGTCAGCCAACCTCGTTAATATGCTGGCGGGGTTCAACGGGCTTGAGGTTGGGACATCGGCAATAGCCCTGGCAGTTCTGGCGGCAATAACTGAAGGAGACGCCCGCCTGCTGGCACTGGCGGGACTGGGAGTCTCCCTGGGGTTTCTGTGGTGGAACCGTTATCCCGCCCGTGTGTTCCCGGGGGACACCGGGACCCTGAGCCTCGGGGCTCTGATAGGTGTGGTCGGCGTCGTGGGGAAGGTCGAGGTCTACACGGCAGTGCTCCTGCTGCCGCACTTCCTGGACTTCGCGATAAAAGCGACAGGTGTGAGGTTCGGGGTCAGGAAACACGGGAGAACAACGGTACTGCCAGACGGAACGCTCAGGGCACCACCGTACCCGAGCTTTTTGGGGATAATAATGAGAAGGGTCAGAACCACCGAACCGAAGCTGGTCGCGATAGTCTGGCTGATAGAGGCTACCCTCGGCCTTCTCGTCCTGGCTCTTCATCTATTACTTTGA
- the cas6 gene encoding CRISPR-associated endoribonuclease Cas6, producing the protein MRIEIKFRPAKEGTVLPFNYNYDVYTQLIEKMAVVSPEIAREAEVSHVDYFTFSRIMVRKRELIPDKGIKVLSDDVSLYVSSSSGELIKAVVEGFIDSPVLRLGEAVFVADDIKILREPKIKDGSLFSTLSPIMVRTVKLSGNRMKIWDLYPNEEAFFDKLRKVMLMRYSSIMGTMPEDRDFSIDVIKFKPVRILVRDTYYRGSLMIFRYHGSPEIARFGYENGFGEKTRYGFGMVKVIDEEPGREGRG; encoded by the coding sequence ATGAGGATTGAGATAAAGTTCAGGCCCGCAAAGGAGGGTACTGTTCTCCCTTTCAACTACAACTATGATGTGTACACTCAGCTCATCGAAAAGATGGCGGTGGTCTCCCCGGAGATAGCCCGGGAGGCCGAGGTAAGTCACGTTGACTACTTCACGTTCTCACGGATCATGGTGAGGAAGCGCGAGCTCATCCCTGACAAGGGGATAAAGGTGCTGTCGGACGACGTGTCGCTCTACGTCTCTTCCTCGTCCGGGGAGCTCATAAAGGCAGTTGTGGAGGGCTTCATTGACAGCCCGGTTCTCCGTCTTGGCGAGGCCGTCTTTGTGGCGGATGATATAAAGATTCTGAGGGAGCCGAAAATAAAGGACGGCTCGCTCTTCTCCACACTGAGCCCCATAATGGTGCGGACGGTCAAGCTCAGCGGCAACCGCATGAAGATATGGGATCTCTATCCGAACGAGGAGGCCTTTTTCGACAAGCTCCGCAAGGTAATGCTGATGCGTTATTCATCCATCATGGGCACCATGCCCGAGGACAGGGACTTCTCCATTGATGTCATCAAGTTTAAGCCGGTCAGGATACTGGTCAGGGACACCTACTACCGCGGTTCCCTCATGATATTCCGCTACCACGGCTCCCCTGAGATAGCGCGGTTCGGGTATGAAAATGGCTTTGGGGAGAAGACCCGCTACGGATTTGGGATGGTCAAAGTAATAGATGAAGAGCCAGGACGAGAAGGCCGAGGGTAG
- a CDS encoding proteasome-activating nucleotidase has protein sequence MSVENVGVKPSEEYDDYVIYLKRRIRQLELQVRTLEADKERLERELSRLRMEMSRLRQPPAFAGTLLEVLDDDRAIVQNFNGPRFVVRIAPWIERDKLKPGARVALDQRTMAVVELLPSEKDPSVLGFEVIERPEVSYKDIGGLNKQLQELREAIELPLKHPELFERVGIEPPKGVLLYGPPGCGKTLMAKALAREVNATFIRVVGSELVRKFIGEGARLVHELFELAKEKAPTIIFIDEIDAIGAKRMDETTGGEREVNRTLMQLLAEMDGFDPRGNVKIIAATNRPDILDPALLRPGRFDRLIEVPLPDFRGRLEILKVHTRKMNLRDVDLRVIAELTEGASGADLKAIATEAGMFAIRDRREYVTQDDFLRAVEKVFGAEQRLAQQIAMHEVMYG, from the coding sequence ATGAGCGTTGAGAACGTTGGAGTAAAACCTTCAGAAGAGTACGATGATTACGTCATATACCTTAAAAGGAGGATCAGACAGCTTGAGCTCCAGGTAAGAACACTGGAGGCGGACAAGGAGAGGCTTGAAAGGGAACTGTCCCGCTTGAGGATGGAAATGTCCCGTCTCCGGCAGCCTCCGGCCTTTGCCGGCACCCTGCTGGAGGTTCTGGACGACGACAGGGCAATAGTCCAGAACTTCAACGGCCCCAGGTTCGTCGTCAGGATTGCACCATGGATAGAGAGGGACAAGCTCAAACCCGGTGCAAGGGTGGCCCTCGACCAGAGGACGATGGCGGTTGTGGAGCTCCTCCCGAGCGAAAAAGACCCAAGCGTCCTCGGCTTTGAAGTCATCGAGAGGCCGGAGGTCAGCTATAAGGACATCGGCGGACTCAACAAGCAGCTCCAGGAGCTGAGGGAAGCAATAGAGCTGCCCTTAAAGCATCCGGAGCTCTTCGAGAGGGTTGGTATAGAGCCCCCGAAGGGTGTCCTCCTCTACGGTCCCCCCGGCTGCGGAAAAACCCTAATGGCAAAGGCCCTCGCCAGGGAGGTCAACGCCACGTTCATAAGGGTCGTTGGGAGTGAGCTCGTGAGGAAGTTCATAGGAGAGGGCGCAAGACTCGTCCACGAACTGTTCGAGCTGGCCAAGGAGAAGGCACCCACCATAATATTCATTGACGAGATAGACGCCATCGGGGCAAAGAGAATGGACGAGACGACCGGTGGAGAGAGGGAAGTCAACAGAACCCTGATGCAGCTCCTAGCCGAGATGGACGGCTTCGACCCAAGGGGCAACGTCAAGATAATAGCCGCCACCAACAGGCCGGACATCCTTGACCCTGCCCTGCTCAGGCCCGGACGCTTCGACAGGCTCATAGAGGTGCCCCTCCCAGACTTCCGCGGAAGGCTGGAGATCCTCAAAGTCCACACCAGGAAAATGAACCTCAGAGACGTTGACCTGAGGGTCATAGCCGAGCTGACGGAGGGGGCGAGTGGGGCGGACCTCAAGGCCATAGCCACAGAGGCCGGGATGTTCGCCATAAGGGACAGGCGTGAGTACGTCACTCAGGACGACTTCCTGAGGGCAGTGGAGAAGGTTTTCGGGGCGGAGCAGAGGCTTGCCCAGCAGATAGCAATGCATGAGGTCATGTACGGCTGA
- a CDS encoding MFS transporter: MKKRLLLLVSLGWIFNYAHRMAVPPLIPMIRAELGINNAEAGLLMTALLLPYAVVQVPAGYIGDRIGRKRLLVMSIIGYSLSSALILFARQYWELLAVRALYGVFSGLYYAPATALISEVYRERKGSALGFFMIGPPVGSGIAPIIAAPIALALEWRYAFVLLSGMSLLIGLALAFAVRGEVSRPSRVRLSLPGNVYLLSAANFIVLAAFFGLLTFLVSFLVSYGVSIRRASMLFSLLSLVGVAGSLFGGALYDRIGRRSVSLVFGLNAFLTLVLALSASPWVILPLGLTFYSVGAIVTAYASEKATSENLGSVMGFVNMVGFFGATVGPYIMGLLIDSLGYRAAFLSVPAMYALALGIMGLEEKIGEGGFSRT; encoded by the coding sequence ATGAAGAAGAGGCTCCTCCTGCTGGTGTCCCTGGGCTGGATCTTCAACTACGCCCATAGAATGGCCGTTCCTCCGCTGATCCCGATGATACGGGCAGAGCTGGGGATAAATAACGCTGAGGCGGGCCTCCTGATGACGGCCCTTCTCCTTCCATATGCGGTAGTTCAGGTTCCCGCAGGGTACATTGGGGATCGGATCGGTAGAAAGAGGCTCCTCGTCATGAGCATAATCGGCTACTCTCTTTCCTCCGCCCTGATACTGTTCGCCAGGCAGTACTGGGAGCTTCTGGCCGTTAGGGCGCTTTACGGTGTGTTTTCTGGGCTTTACTATGCCCCCGCCACCGCCCTGATAAGTGAGGTCTACCGGGAGAGAAAGGGCTCTGCCCTTGGGTTTTTCATGATCGGTCCGCCGGTCGGGAGCGGGATAGCGCCCATCATAGCTGCCCCCATCGCCCTGGCACTCGAATGGCGTTATGCCTTTGTCCTGCTGTCAGGGATGAGCCTCCTCATCGGCCTTGCCCTTGCGTTCGCCGTCAGGGGGGAGGTATCCCGCCCCTCCAGGGTTAGACTTTCGCTCCCGGGGAACGTATACCTGCTGAGTGCCGCCAACTTCATAGTCCTGGCGGCTTTCTTCGGTCTGCTCACGTTCCTTGTGTCCTTCCTTGTCAGCTACGGCGTTTCCATCCGGAGGGCCTCCATGCTCTTTTCCCTGCTGTCCTTGGTGGGTGTGGCCGGCTCCCTTTTCGGTGGGGCTCTCTACGACAGAATCGGCCGGAGGAGCGTTTCACTGGTTTTTGGGCTGAACGCCTTTCTGACACTCGTTCTGGCATTGAGCGCATCTCCCTGGGTAATACTGCCTCTGGGACTGACCTTTTATTCCGTTGGGGCCATTGTAACCGCATACGCCTCCGAAAAGGCCACGTCTGAAAACTTGGGATCGGTGATGGGCTTTGTAAACATGGTCGGGTTCTTTGGGGCAACTGTGGGGCCCTACATCATGGGGCTGCTGATAGACTCCTTAGGATACAGGGCCGCGTTCCTCTCAGTTCCGGCAATGTATGCGCTTGCACTTGGGATTATGGGACTGGAAGAAAAGATTGGGGAAGGCGGCTTCAGCCGTACATGA
- a CDS encoding serine/threonine-protein kinase RIO2: MVSKLLALEAYPMLRDLDFRILRGVELNMRHHRWVPLEDVARFARVDVETASFRLGKLDDMSLVRRRSDIGYIGYQLTIHGYDVLAIRALAKRGVVEAISTAQIGVGKDADVYVGVTPSGEKVAVKFNRIGGRTASRKAAYHGDVFHDKRHTSWLYVSRLIAKKEYDALVLLSPIARVPRPVAWNRHVVVMEFVEGTELAELRDSDLTTEEAGNVLDRVLEEYLKIVRFGIVHSDMSEFNIVLTNDDILIIDWAQYLTTANPDSYEMLKRDITVLLNAFRRRWRVERKFEEVWPVFEDAWRESRGKRG; encoded by the coding sequence ATGGTGAGCAAACTGCTGGCACTGGAAGCGTACCCTATGCTGCGAGACTTGGACTTCCGGATACTGCGAGGGGTAGAGCTGAACATGCGGCACCACAGGTGGGTTCCCCTCGAGGACGTGGCGCGCTTTGCCCGTGTGGACGTGGAGACCGCATCGTTCCGCCTCGGAAAGCTGGACGATATGTCCCTAGTCAGGAGGAGGAGCGACATAGGCTACATCGGCTATCAGCTGACGATACACGGCTACGATGTCCTCGCCATAAGGGCGCTGGCGAAGAGGGGGGTGGTCGAGGCCATAAGCACCGCCCAGATAGGGGTCGGTAAAGACGCGGACGTCTACGTCGGGGTAACCCCGTCTGGGGAAAAGGTCGCGGTGAAGTTCAACAGGATAGGTGGGAGGACTGCCTCGCGGAAAGCGGCCTATCATGGGGACGTTTTCCACGACAAACGCCACACAAGCTGGCTCTACGTTTCGAGGCTGATAGCCAAGAAGGAGTACGACGCCCTGGTTCTGCTCAGCCCCATAGCCAGGGTTCCAAGGCCGGTAGCTTGGAACAGGCACGTGGTCGTCATGGAGTTCGTCGAGGGCACTGAACTGGCGGAGCTGAGGGACAGCGATCTCACCACTGAGGAGGCCGGAAACGTCCTAGACAGGGTTTTGGAGGAGTACCTCAAGATAGTCCGCTTCGGGATAGTGCACTCCGACATGAGCGAGTTCAACATAGTTTTAACCAATGACGACATACTGATAATAGACTGGGCACAGTACCTCACGACCGCAAACCCTGACAGCTATGAGATGTTAAAGAGGGACATAACAGTGCTGCTGAACGCCTTCAGGAGGAGGTGGCGCGTGGAGAGGAAGTTTGAGGAGGTGTGGCCCGTCTTTGAAGACGCCTGGCGTGAGAGCAGAGGTAAAAGGGGATGA
- a CDS encoding tol-pal system YbgF family protein translates to MNSMERIAALFREAVEAENARDLERAKKKLDEIMGMTKNERPEVYFEACFRLADILLQEDNYRGAVKCAIRAVRAAPNDELYRLGLRMLGDILFMMKENGRLAELGKDMEVTLSLIKDREELHRFVLTIIRLARGEDVEGTFESKEMREIIESLKG, encoded by the coding sequence ATGAACAGCATGGAGAGAATAGCCGCCCTCTTTCGAGAGGCGGTTGAGGCGGAGAACGCCAGGGACCTTGAGAGGGCAAAGAAAAAGCTCGACGAAATAATGGGGATGACCAAGAACGAACGGCCGGAGGTATACTTTGAGGCATGCTTCCGGCTGGCTGACATCCTGCTCCAGGAGGACAACTACAGGGGGGCCGTAAAGTGCGCCATCCGGGCAGTGAGAGCGGCCCCGAACGATGAGCTATACCGCCTTGGACTCCGGATGCTGGGGGACATACTGTTTATGATGAAAGAAAACGGAAGGCTGGCGGAGCTTGGAAAGGACATGGAAGTTACCCTAAGCCTGATAAAAGACAGAGAGGAGCTCCACAGGTTTGTCCTCACCATCATACGGCTCGCTAGGGGAGAAGATGTTGAGGGAACCTTCGAGTCCAAAGAGATGCGTGAGATAATTGAAAGCCTCAAAGGATAG
- a CDS encoding radical SAM protein, translating to MKIRVSYGTAIAMGLVRAKILAKPTTAYLMTYWPGHCRNNCAFCVQARESRADLEKLSRVTWPAFELDEVVESLPAGGFARVCLQTVDYPGLVDDTVEILSRLQPLGMPVSVSITPVGRDVLEEFRHLGVDYIGVGLDVASKRLYPVVKDSMYSWDDMWRFTEDVIEVFGEGKALVHLIIGLGETDRELVEAIEAAYSMGAWVSLFAFTPVRGTRLENAKPPSLERYRRIQIAHYLIKEGIMGADGFEFDSNGSLVGFGMSKEELASLLPPEIFSTHGCPGCNRPYYNERPRKEPYNFPVRPDGSYVRRVLDSIL from the coding sequence ATGAAAATTAGGGTCTCCTACGGAACTGCGATAGCCATGGGTCTCGTGAGGGCTAAGATTCTCGCGAAACCCACGACGGCGTACCTGATGACGTACTGGCCGGGACACTGCAGGAACAACTGCGCTTTCTGCGTCCAGGCGAGGGAAAGCCGGGCCGACCTTGAGAAGCTGTCCCGCGTTACTTGGCCTGCCTTCGAGCTGGATGAGGTGGTCGAAAGCCTGCCCGCGGGGGGCTTTGCGAGGGTCTGCCTCCAGACCGTTGATTACCCCGGCCTGGTAGACGACACGGTTGAAATCCTGAGCCGCCTTCAGCCCCTGGGGATGCCAGTGTCGGTCTCTATAACCCCCGTGGGGAGGGACGTCCTTGAGGAGTTCAGGCATCTCGGCGTCGATTACATCGGCGTCGGCCTCGACGTTGCCAGCAAGAGGTTGTATCCCGTGGTCAAGGACTCCATGTACTCGTGGGATGACATGTGGCGTTTCACAGAGGACGTTATCGAGGTATTCGGTGAGGGGAAAGCACTCGTGCACCTTATAATCGGTCTCGGGGAGACGGACAGGGAGCTTGTTGAGGCCATTGAGGCTGCTTACTCTATGGGCGCATGGGTCTCCCTTTTTGCTTTCACCCCTGTAAGGGGAACCCGCCTTGAGAACGCAAAGCCCCCGTCCCTCGAAAGGTACAGGCGGATCCAGATAGCCCACTACCTCATAAAAGAAGGCATTATGGGGGCGGACGGCTTTGAATTCGACAGCAACGGTTCTCTGGTGGGCTTCGGGATGTCTAAAGAGGAGCTGGCTTCACTCCTTCCCCCGGAGATATTCTCGACCCACGGATGTCCCGGCTGCAACAGGCCCTACTACAACGAGAGGCCTAGGAAGGAGCCATATAACTTCCCTGTCCGTCCGGACGGCTCGTACGTACGCAGGGTGCTCGACTCTATCCTTTGA